A region of Actinomycetota bacterium DNA encodes the following proteins:
- a CDS encoding ABC transporter ATP-binding protein, whose translation MSAIEIEGLHKEYRSLRGRRTVAVDGLDLAVPDGGVYGFLGPNGAGKTTTIRCLLGLVRPTRGRLRLLGADTPDRLATVIRRVGSIVETPAFVPHFSGRLNLELLGRLQGVGRQTVEATLERVGLADRAGDQVRKYSLGMRQRLGIAAALLKDPQLLILDEPANGLDPAGIVEVRELLRRLGAEGRTVFVSSHILSEVRQMADQVAILALGRRVASGPVEDVLSTGRSRGWVVRLDDLPAGVAALAAAGMEARLEGDALLVEPPSGGPASITRALADRGLFLTELRRDEQDLETVFLELTREPRSGEPSA comes from the coding sequence GTGTCGGCCATCGAGATCGAGGGGCTCCACAAGGAGTACCGCAGCCTTCGGGGCCGGCGCACGGTCGCCGTCGACGGGCTCGACCTCGCGGTCCCCGACGGGGGCGTGTACGGGTTCCTCGGACCCAATGGCGCGGGGAAGACCACCACGATCCGGTGCCTGCTCGGGCTGGTGCGGCCGACCCGGGGCAGGCTGCGACTCCTCGGAGCCGACACACCGGACCGGCTGGCCACGGTGATCCGGCGGGTCGGATCGATCGTGGAGACCCCCGCCTTCGTCCCCCACTTCTCCGGCCGATTGAACCTGGAGCTGCTCGGCCGGTTGCAGGGGGTCGGCCGCCAAACCGTCGAGGCGACGCTCGAGCGGGTCGGGCTCGCCGACCGCGCAGGGGACCAGGTCAGGAAGTACTCCCTGGGGATGCGGCAGCGGCTCGGCATCGCGGCCGCCCTGCTCAAGGACCCGCAGCTGCTCATCCTGGACGAGCCGGCGAACGGGCTGGACCCCGCCGGGATCGTGGAAGTGCGGGAACTGCTGCGGCGGCTCGGCGCCGAGGGGAGAACGGTCTTCGTGTCGAGCCACATCCTCTCCGAGGTGCGCCAGATGGCGGACCAGGTGGCGATCCTGGCCCTGGGCCGGCGCGTCGCATCGGGGCCCGTCGAGGACGTGCTTTCGACCGGGCGGTCGCGAGGGTGGGTCGTGCGCCTCGACGACCTCCCCGCGGGTGTTGCCGCCCTCGCCGCGGCCGGGATGGAGGCGCGGCTCGAGGGCGACGCGCTGCTGGTGGAGCCTCCGTCGGGCGGTCCCGCGTCGATCACCCGCGCCCTGGCCGATCGCGGATTGTTCCTCACCGAGCTCCGCCGTGACGAGCAGGACCTCGAGACGGTGTTCCTGGAGCTCACGCGGGAGCCGCGATCCGGGGAACCATCCGCGTGA
- a CDS encoding type II toxin-antitoxin system RelE/ParE family toxin has product MTRAEEPFVVEWAGPALRALRRLPEKVATAAVEFIYGPLAANPHRVGHALRFELEGLHSARRGDHRIASGVDDRRRVVVVVAIEHRSDVYRRR; this is encoded by the coding sequence GTGACCCGGGCCGAAGAGCCCTTCGTCGTCGAGTGGGCCGGTCCGGCCCTCCGCGCGCTACGGCGGCTGCCCGAGAAGGTGGCGACGGCGGCCGTCGAGTTCATCTACGGGCCCCTGGCCGCAAATCCGCACCGAGTCGGGCACGCGCTCCGTTTCGAGCTGGAGGGACTACACAGCGCCCGTCGGGGCGACCATCGGATCGCCTCCGGCGTCGACGATCGACGCCGCGTGGTGGTCGTGGTGGCCATCGAACATCGATCCGACGTCTACCGCCGACGCTGA
- a CDS encoding YciI family protein produces the protein MKFMLLIYGDEQAAAQATPEQFQAQADAYEVFTKSIVASGNFLDGDPFQPTSTAKTVAVRDGRTTTTPGPFEATKQQLFAYYKVEADDEQQALEMAARIPGAQTGTIEVRPVMTFDQ, from the coding sequence ATGAAGTTCATGCTCCTGATCTACGGCGACGAGCAGGCCGCAGCCCAGGCCACGCCCGAGCAGTTCCAGGCCCAGGCGGATGCGTACGAGGTGTTCACGAAGTCGATCGTCGCCAGCGGCAACTTCCTGGACGGCGACCCGTTCCAGCCGACCTCGACGGCCAAGACCGTCGCGGTCCGCGACGGCCGCACGACCACGACGCCCGGGCCCTTCGAGGCGACGAAGCAGCAGCTGTTCGCCTACTACAAGGTGGAGGCCGACGACGAGCAGCAGGCCCTGGAGATGGCCGCCCGGATCCCGGGAGCCCAGACGGGGACCATCGAGGTCCGGCCGGTGATGACCTTCGACCAGTAG